One genomic segment of Catalinimonas alkaloidigena includes these proteins:
- a CDS encoding PVC-type heme-binding CxxCH protein, with the protein MIQQLGELRIEQNEASISVFPKKGSEPILVQNAKEDFRPYLHPIKSPDGKSILTEYSPGHHKHQTGLYWGFTRVNGRDYFHHPESEYWQRVSAEVMTSEGEEVEWQTIYHLLDEKGEAVMEETQNWSMRAKDDKYLLELEWKGKALKAITIGEYDYGGLFLRMPWEEGMPAEVINAARQRDEKAEGQRAMWLDVGMQVEGREDFAHIAIFDHPENEGFPQTWRVDGQFGVGPARARMGDWTIEEGETEVIHHQIVVYTGDLNDVELTNLWEEYQGGQSMYSTASLWKIAQKEGREAKFLTPDEAVKSMTVQDGFKANVWASEPMMSQPMAFCWDDKGRLWVAENLDYESRGSGFSNSGDSRILILEDTDQDGKADTRKVFLEGIAFPAALAVGFDGLFLGAPPNLLFVPDRDGDDKADMEDIEVRLTGWGIRDRHETLNSLHWGPDGWLYGLQGFATPSKVRKPVGKGKLYKHNDPFPEDLLEGIGTDINGGVWRYHPTKDRFEVVAHGFSNPWGIDYDAKGQLFISACVIPHMWHVIPGGIYHRQGGQHFNPFVYNDIKTIADHRHRSAHGGARIYQSDAFPDEHQGRIFMANIHEHAVLSDVLERKGSGFTAHHGDDFLMANNAQWVGFSMEVGPEGALYVLDWHDADICGQEVLNSKTGRIFKISPENSQAEQWKGRYDDLTKMTDAELVKLQTSKSNWHARRARVILQNRASKDALDEQTHGQLRQLFLQNANPDHRLRSMWGLHVTGGFTGEQLIEALNDNDEYIRGWAIQLLCEDKSPSLKALDKFKQMAIKDPSPVVRLYLASALQRIKFEGRWEIAEALTLHAEDAEDHNLPKMIWYGIEPLVELNPELALDMASKSNIPMLSQFIARRAVDADVIEPLIVKIGEAPESRLDLLAGMRDGLEGRVDLSAPVNWKSVYAELQASPKQEVKQLALEIAQQFGDTEAAQQYLATLKNSNAPIEQKRSALNNLARQQREELIIELPSLLNDENLRADAIRAIAEYDHVPLGKLLLKQYDDYSKVQQLEVVQALASRPAYGWMLTQAIKENNIPKSDIPAYVVRQLRRVVGSGFVEVWGPIDALNANLSESYDKYQALLSNQALTNANLANGRVLFQRTCAPCHKMYDEGGNLGPDITGSNRTNLDYLLSNVLNPSGEIQDDYKMVVVTTRDGRTYTGNIAAENERQLTLRVVGQEAVQINKSEIQSRETTPNSMMPSGLFETLTDKEVIDLIAYLQSSEQVNIP; encoded by the coding sequence ATGATTCAGCAGCTTGGTGAGCTTAGGATTGAGCAAAATGAAGCATCAATTTCCGTATTTCCTAAGAAGGGTTCAGAACCTATTTTAGTACAGAACGCTAAAGAAGATTTTCGCCCCTACCTGCATCCCATCAAATCTCCTGATGGAAAAAGTATTTTGACTGAATACAGCCCGGGCCATCATAAACACCAAACAGGCTTATATTGGGGATTTACCAGGGTAAATGGTAGAGATTATTTTCATCATCCTGAAAGTGAATACTGGCAGAGAGTGTCTGCTGAAGTTATGACATCTGAAGGAGAAGAAGTGGAGTGGCAAACGATATATCATCTGTTGGATGAAAAAGGGGAGGCTGTTATGGAAGAGACGCAAAACTGGAGCATGCGAGCAAAAGATGATAAGTATCTGCTGGAGCTGGAATGGAAAGGAAAAGCTCTCAAGGCTATTACAATTGGTGAATATGATTATGGCGGGTTATTTCTTCGCATGCCCTGGGAAGAAGGTATGCCGGCTGAGGTAATAAACGCCGCACGTCAGCGGGATGAAAAAGCAGAAGGGCAAAGGGCCATGTGGCTGGATGTAGGAATGCAGGTAGAAGGGCGTGAAGATTTTGCCCACATTGCCATTTTTGATCATCCTGAGAATGAAGGTTTTCCCCAGACCTGGCGGGTAGACGGACAATTTGGCGTGGGGCCAGCACGTGCTCGTATGGGAGATTGGACCATTGAGGAAGGTGAAACCGAAGTGATTCATCACCAAATAGTGGTCTACACTGGTGATCTCAATGATGTGGAACTTACCAATCTGTGGGAAGAATACCAGGGCGGGCAATCCATGTATTCAACAGCTTCGCTTTGGAAAATTGCTCAGAAGGAGGGAAGAGAAGCTAAATTTCTCACACCGGATGAGGCAGTCAAGAGCATGACAGTACAAGATGGTTTTAAGGCCAATGTATGGGCTTCTGAGCCTATGATGTCGCAACCGATGGCTTTCTGCTGGGATGACAAAGGGAGGCTCTGGGTTGCTGAAAACCTGGATTATGAATCCAGGGGAAGCGGATTCTCCAATTCCGGTGACAGCCGTATTCTGATTCTGGAAGATACCGATCAGGATGGTAAGGCAGATACACGCAAAGTATTTCTGGAGGGAATTGCTTTCCCCGCTGCGCTGGCAGTTGGTTTTGACGGTCTTTTTCTTGGAGCACCACCCAATTTACTCTTCGTGCCCGATCGGGATGGTGACGACAAAGCTGATATGGAGGACATAGAAGTGCGTCTTACCGGCTGGGGAATCCGCGACCGGCATGAAACCTTAAACAGTCTGCACTGGGGACCGGATGGCTGGCTGTATGGTTTACAGGGCTTTGCTACACCTTCCAAAGTCAGAAAGCCTGTAGGAAAAGGGAAATTATATAAACACAATGACCCCTTCCCTGAGGATTTGCTGGAAGGAATAGGAACTGATATCAACGGAGGCGTTTGGAGATACCATCCTACCAAAGATCGCTTTGAAGTAGTGGCGCATGGGTTCAGCAATCCCTGGGGCATAGACTATGATGCTAAAGGACAATTATTCATCAGTGCTTGTGTGATTCCGCATATGTGGCATGTTATTCCGGGAGGGATTTATCATCGTCAGGGAGGACAACATTTTAATCCCTTCGTTTATAATGACATCAAGACAATTGCCGATCATCGTCACCGCTCAGCCCATGGCGGGGCTAGAATATATCAGTCAGATGCTTTTCCGGATGAACACCAGGGCAGAATTTTTATGGCTAATATTCATGAGCATGCTGTTCTTTCAGATGTGCTGGAGCGTAAAGGTTCAGGCTTCACTGCTCATCATGGAGATGATTTTCTGATGGCTAATAATGCGCAGTGGGTGGGTTTCAGCATGGAAGTAGGACCCGAAGGCGCATTATACGTGCTAGACTGGCACGATGCGGATATTTGCGGACAGGAGGTGCTCAATAGTAAGACAGGTAGGATTTTTAAGATTTCTCCTGAAAACTCACAGGCAGAACAATGGAAGGGAAGATATGATGATTTAACAAAAATGACGGATGCTGAATTAGTCAAGCTTCAGACCAGCAAAAGCAATTGGCATGCGAGAAGAGCAAGGGTAATTTTACAAAACAGAGCTAGTAAAGATGCGCTGGATGAACAAACCCATGGACAACTTCGCCAGCTTTTTCTACAAAACGCAAACCCTGACCATCGCCTCCGGAGCATGTGGGGATTGCATGTCACAGGAGGATTTACCGGTGAACAACTCATTGAAGCATTGAATGATAATGACGAATATATACGGGGCTGGGCTATACAACTGCTTTGTGAAGATAAATCTCCTTCTTTAAAAGCTTTAGATAAGTTTAAACAAATGGCGATTAAGGATCCATCTCCTGTGGTAAGGCTTTATCTGGCCTCAGCACTGCAAAGAATAAAATTTGAAGGGCGATGGGAAATTGCTGAAGCATTGACACTACATGCAGAGGATGCCGAAGACCATAATTTACCCAAAATGATCTGGTATGGTATTGAGCCACTGGTTGAACTAAATCCTGAACTTGCACTGGATATGGCCAGTAAAAGTAATATTCCAATGCTGTCACAATTTATAGCCCGAAGAGCAGTAGATGCCGATGTCATTGAGCCGCTTATCGTGAAAATTGGTGAGGCTCCGGAATCAAGGCTTGATTTACTGGCAGGGATGCGTGATGGATTGGAAGGAAGAGTAGACTTGTCAGCCCCCGTGAACTGGAAGTCGGTCTACGCTGAACTGCAAGCATCTCCTAAACAGGAGGTAAAGCAATTGGCTTTGGAAATTGCCCAGCAGTTTGGAGATACTGAAGCTGCTCAACAATATCTGGCCACCCTAAAAAACAGTAATGCCCCGATTGAGCAAAAGCGAAGTGCACTAAACAATCTCGCCCGTCAGCAAAGGGAAGAATTAATCATTGAACTACCCTCACTACTGAATGATGAAAACCTTAGAGCAGATGCGATCCGGGCTATAGCTGAGTATGACCATGTACCTTTGGGAAAATTACTGCTAAAGCAGTATGATGATTATAGCAAAGTGCAACAGTTAGAAGTTGTGCAGGCATTAGCATCTCGCCCCGCATACGGATGGATGTTGACTCAGGCCATAAAAGAAAATAATATTCCAAAGTCAGATATACCTGCTTATGTCGTCCGGCAACTACGCCGGGTGGTAGGGAGCGGATTTGTAGAAGTTTGGGGGCCTATTGATGCGTTAAATGCTAATCTGAGTGAATCATATGATAAGTATCAGGCTCTACTTTCTAATCAAGCATTGACCAATGCCAATCTGGCAAATGGGAGAGTATTATTTCAGCGTACTTGCGCTCCTTGCCACAAAATGTACGATGAGGGTGGTAACTTAGGTCCGGACATTACGGGTTCAAATCGGACTAACCTTGATTACCTACTCAGCAATGTTTTGAATCCCAGCGGGGAAATTCAGGATGATTACAAAATGGTAGTGGTGACCACCCGCGATGGGAGAACGTACACCGGAAATATAGCTGCTGAAAATGAGCGACAGCTTACACTAAGGGTAGTAGGACAGGAGGCAGTTCAAATCAATAAGTCAGAAATTCAGTCCAGAGAAACTACTCCAAATTCTATGATGCCATCTGGTCTGTTTGAGACCTTAACCGATAAGGAGGTAATAGATCTGATAGCCTATTTACAAAGCAGTGAACAGGTGAATATACCATAG
- the parS gene encoding antitoxin Xre-like helix-turn-helix domain-containing protein: MQVAQILGEEYHEPLDLIHLAREGVSKTAMLQVQRLMELSQKEMAKLLHLTPRTLQRMKDEDKLPPSASGQLLELARVYSSAVEALGDTSLVRQWLRTPIRALNDEIPIHLLDTPVGIQWVNTILGRATYGVYS, translated from the coding sequence ATGCAAGTAGCCCAAATACTAGGAGAAGAATATCACGAACCGCTGGACCTGATTCATCTGGCAAGAGAAGGCGTGTCCAAAACCGCTATGCTGCAAGTGCAAAGACTTATGGAGCTTTCACAAAAGGAAATGGCTAAGCTGTTGCACCTCACCCCTCGTACCCTTCAGAGAATGAAAGATGAAGATAAACTTCCTCCGTCAGCTTCCGGGCAGCTTTTAGAGCTGGCAAGAGTATACAGCAGTGCAGTTGAGGCCCTGGGAGATACTTCCTTGGTAAGACAATGGCTTCGCACTCCCATTCGTGCTTTGAATGATGAAATTCCTATCCACCTTTTAGATACTCCGGTGGGAATACAATGGGTAAACACTATACTCGGCAGGGCAACTTATGGTGTCTATTCCTGA
- a CDS encoding RES family NAD+ phosphorylase, which yields MGKHYTRQGNLWCLFLMLVFRLVRQAYARQLDGKGAALFGGRWNSVGRPLLYTAEHRSLAVLEYRVNNPLPLKDLIMVTLEAPEHAIKTVNTQDLNSHWRAYAPENECAAIGDQWLESQESLMLRVPSAIVPQENNVLINPLHNSMREVKILDATPFLIDHRLYGR from the coding sequence ATGGGTAAACACTATACTCGGCAGGGCAACTTATGGTGTCTATTCCTGATGCTGGTGTTTAGACTTGTGCGACAGGCCTATGCGCGGCAATTGGATGGAAAAGGTGCGGCTTTGTTTGGTGGAAGGTGGAACTCGGTCGGCAGACCATTACTCTATACAGCGGAGCATAGGTCGCTGGCAGTACTTGAGTATAGAGTTAACAACCCTTTACCGCTCAAAGACCTGATCATGGTTACACTGGAAGCTCCTGAACATGCTATCAAAACTGTTAATACGCAAGATCTAAATTCACATTGGCGAGCATATGCCCCTGAAAATGAGTGTGCGGCAATTGGAGATCAGTGGTTGGAAAGTCAGGAATCATTGATGCTAAGAGTACCGTCAGCGATAGTACCTCAGGAAAATAATGTGTTGATCAATCCCCTGCACAACAGTATGAGAGAAGTTAAAATTTTAGATGCTACACCTTTTCTTATTGATCACAGATTGTATGGGCGGTAA
- a CDS encoding 3-keto-disaccharide hydrolase, whose translation MKKGPFLLICFILIAFETSQAQTKSLFNGENLDGWHVDVPEMDKNPDAINPFIVRNGMLVSLGTPAGHLITDEEHKDYRLEVEYRFADEPGNCGVLVHASTPRALYEMFPKSIEVQMMHENAGDFWCIVEDIKVPDMVKRRGPKKDWGITEGKGRRILNLTDGTEKPLGNWNSMRIECFNDEVKVWLNGELVNHGYDCTASSGQIALQAEGAEVEFRKVAITPISGLSE comes from the coding sequence ATGAAAAAAGGCCCTTTCCTATTAATTTGCTTCATTCTCATTGCATTTGAAACCTCACAGGCACAGACCAAAAGTCTTTTTAACGGTGAAAATTTAGATGGATGGCATGTAGATGTTCCTGAAATGGATAAAAACCCTGATGCCATAAACCCATTTATTGTAAGGAATGGTATGCTTGTCAGCTTAGGTACTCCTGCTGGACACCTGATTACAGATGAAGAACATAAGGATTACAGGCTGGAGGTAGAATACCGTTTTGCAGACGAGCCGGGTAATTGTGGGGTATTGGTTCACGCTTCTACGCCAAGAGCTTTGTACGAAATGTTTCCCAAATCCATTGAAGTACAGATGATGCACGAAAACGCTGGTGATTTCTGGTGCATCGTAGAAGACATCAAAGTCCCTGACATGGTGAAACGTAGAGGACCAAAGAAAGACTGGGGCATTACCGAAGGAAAAGGCAGAAGAATATTGAACCTAACTGATGGAACCGAAAAGCCACTGGGAAATTGGAATAGCATGCGGATTGAGTGTTTCAACGATGAGGTGAAAGTCTGGCTCAATGGTGAGCTGGTCAATCATGGCTACGACTGTACTGCCAGTTCAGGACAAATCGCATTACAGGCAGAAGGCGCGGAAGTAGAATTCAGGAAAGTAGCAATAACACCTATCTCGGGATTAAGCGAATGA
- a CDS encoding arylamine N-acetyltransferase family protein, whose product MDLQKYLHRIKYDGALDATLATLSKLHRAHVSHIPFENLDIHYKQWISLDHDKFYAKIVDRKRGGFCYELNGLFYEVLQTLGFETYFIACSVYIQPLQNFGPYFAHVALVVEYKHEQWLVDVGFGSSFPEPLKLEFEKPQKLDGVIYCMQRINDTEISLNRSFDDGETFTPMYKFTMKPRKLSDFQEMCTFHQTSEQSPLYQKKLCSIAKSNGRITLTPNHLIITEDNKRTEIEVKDEQDFQQKLEAYFGFQMIAQNQS is encoded by the coding sequence ATGGACTTACAAAAATATCTGCATCGTATTAAATATGACGGAGCTTTAGACGCTACGCTTGCTACGCTCAGTAAGCTGCACAGGGCGCATGTTTCTCACATACCTTTTGAAAATCTGGATATACACTACAAGCAGTGGATTTCACTGGATCATGATAAGTTTTATGCTAAAATCGTGGATCGTAAACGTGGTGGATTCTGCTATGAATTAAACGGTCTGTTTTACGAAGTCTTACAAACATTAGGCTTTGAGACTTACTTTATCGCTTGTAGCGTTTACATTCAGCCGTTGCAGAATTTTGGGCCATACTTTGCTCATGTGGCGCTTGTTGTAGAATATAAGCATGAGCAATGGTTGGTAGATGTGGGCTTTGGAAGCAGCTTTCCTGAGCCGCTAAAGTTAGAATTTGAGAAGCCCCAAAAGCTGGATGGGGTTATTTACTGCATGCAAAGGATCAATGATACGGAAATTTCACTTAATCGCTCTTTTGACGATGGTGAGACATTTACTCCCATGTATAAATTTACCATGAAGCCTAGAAAACTTTCAGATTTTCAGGAAATGTGCACATTTCATCAGACATCAGAACAATCTCCTTTGTATCAGAAGAAACTATGTTCCATCGCCAAGTCAAACGGAAGAATAACTCTTACACCCAATCACTTGATCATTACCGAAGATAATAAGCGAACTGAAATAGAGGTGAAAGATGAACAGGATTTTCAACAGAAACTTGAAGCGTATTTTGGTTTTCAGATGATAGCACAAAATCAAAGCTGA
- a CDS encoding BNR-4 repeat-containing protein — MNLHSFGLLFLWIIFLYGCSASLQNNEVVNAPADSSEVVKIDGYKGIWFTLNQFYEYGDKYSGGLGTYTAKHVPLSIYAPEVNKTFFVYGGTTGEKDRYLLCMIGSYDHENNTVSRPAVVHDKEGVDDPHDNSSLSIDEEGYLWVFVSGRGTSRPGFKYRSASPYSIESFEQVSEEEMTYPQPWYVAGKGFLHLFTKYSGVRELYYESSPDGIKWTGDRKLSGIKEGEDEKGGHYQMSNRLGDKIVTFFNWHPNGNVDRRTNLYYLQTTDLGETWTDIEGNMMQLPLTQLNNAARVRDYYSQEKNVYLKDVNFDTDGNPIGLYITSGGHEPGPSNDPREWHVIRWNGSAWEDHVVGTSDHNYDMGSLFIDKGEWIVVAPTENSPQPYGGGGEVVIWKSNDEGNSWNKVKQVTRLSERNHNYVRRVVNGKDPFLYFWADGNPDSLSISRMYYGDSQGNYWRLPYEMKNGEEPADKMN; from the coding sequence TTGAATTTACACTCTTTTGGTCTGCTATTCTTATGGATCATTTTTTTATACGGTTGCTCTGCTTCGCTTCAAAACAATGAGGTAGTAAATGCACCGGCCGACAGTTCAGAAGTAGTTAAAATTGATGGTTATAAGGGCATATGGTTTACACTAAATCAGTTTTATGAGTACGGCGACAAATATTCAGGAGGCTTAGGAACCTACACAGCCAAGCATGTTCCGCTTTCTATCTATGCTCCTGAAGTCAATAAGACATTCTTTGTGTATGGCGGAACTACTGGAGAAAAAGATCGCTACCTTCTTTGTATGATTGGTAGTTATGATCATGAGAATAACACAGTTTCCAGGCCTGCTGTAGTGCACGATAAAGAGGGGGTTGATGATCCCCATGATAACTCCAGCCTTTCCATTGATGAAGAAGGTTATCTATGGGTATTCGTAAGTGGTAGGGGGACCAGTCGTCCGGGTTTTAAGTATAGAAGTGCATCTCCTTATAGTATTGAGAGCTTTGAACAGGTTTCAGAGGAAGAGATGACTTATCCCCAGCCCTGGTATGTAGCCGGTAAAGGATTTTTACACCTATTCACCAAATATAGTGGTGTAAGAGAACTGTACTACGAAAGTAGTCCTGATGGTATCAAATGGACAGGAGATCGTAAGCTATCCGGCATCAAAGAAGGAGAGGATGAAAAAGGAGGACACTACCAGATGAGCAATAGGCTGGGAGATAAAATAGTTACCTTTTTTAACTGGCATCCCAATGGAAATGTAGACCGGCGAACCAATCTGTACTATTTACAAACCACAGATTTAGGCGAAACCTGGACTGATATTGAAGGCAATATGATGCAACTTCCATTAACGCAACTGAATAATGCGGCACGAGTTAGAGATTATTACAGCCAGGAAAAAAATGTGTATCTGAAAGATGTAAATTTTGATACGGATGGCAATCCCATTGGCCTCTATATCACCAGTGGTGGACATGAACCCGGACCTTCCAACGATCCTCGTGAATGGCACGTGATCCGATGGAATGGCAGTGCGTGGGAAGATCATGTGGTGGGCACTTCTGATCATAACTATGATATGGGAAGTCTTTTCATTGATAAGGGTGAATGGATCGTCGTTGCTCCTACAGAAAATAGTCCGCAACCCTATGGTGGGGGTGGAGAAGTAGTAATCTGGAAAAGTAATGATGAAGGGAACAGCTGGAATAAGGTCAAGCAGGTGACCCGGTTAAGTGAGCGGAATCATAATTATGTGCGTAGGGTTGTTAATGGAAAAGATCCATTTCTCTATTTCTGGGCAGATGGAAATCCGGATAGCTTGAGTATATCAAGAATGTATTATGGCGACAGTCAGGGCAACTACTGGCGGCTACCTTATGAAATGAAAAACGGAGAAGAGCCAGCTGACAAAATGAATTGA
- a CDS encoding GlcG/HbpS family heme-binding protein — protein MNISLEQAQALVAAAKKKSEDMNLKMNIAIVDGGANLVAFARMDGAWLGSVDIAIKKAKTARFFDMPTGDIGGLSQPGGALYNIEHSNGGLITFPGGLPIKNAQGEIIGGIGVSGSTVENDHTVAEAGLSGLN, from the coding sequence ATGAACATTTCACTAGAACAAGCACAAGCACTCGTAGCTGCTGCAAAAAAGAAATCTGAAGATATGAATCTAAAGATGAACATTGCGATAGTGGACGGGGGAGCTAACCTGGTAGCCTTTGCGCGTATGGACGGTGCATGGCTGGGATCCGTTGACATTGCCATAAAAAAAGCGAAAACTGCCCGTTTCTTTGACATGCCTACCGGAGATATAGGAGGATTATCTCAACCAGGGGGTGCGCTTTACAATATTGAACACTCCAATGGAGGCCTGATTACTTTTCCTGGCGGATTACCTATAAAAAATGCTCAGGGTGAGATTATAGGTGGCATCGGCGTTTCGGGAAGTACAGTTGAGAATGATCATACTGTGGCTGAAGCGGGACTTTCAGGATTGAACTAA
- a CDS encoding DUF4105 domain-containing protein has product MAIRFRGLFFIISLLFTIPTNGQAIVQPTLSPQAEISLITCAPGSALFEAFGHSAIRVNDPVSGFDMAYNYGVFDFDQPNFYLNFAKGYLLYKLGTAEFDRFLYQYMYFDRTVEEQILDLTHDQKNAVFKFLQLNSLPENREYYYDYFFDNCATRPRDVFIEILGDSLRFDYGYADTLDYTIRGLIDRYIEDKDQFAWGDLGIDLGLGANIDRLATPFEYMYQPEFLYLAFEGATLAQADGSISPLVNQTKTLYQGAPQSDQISTTFTPSFVFWTLLVLLAIASAFELWKQKYQLLAFDFLFFAFLGLYGLLLVFLWFFTNHTAATHNWNMLWGWPTHVIAAFLVLIRKPPKLLKFYFILTALLTSFLLFFWAWLPQDLHDSLIPFLILIVMRSLVVIKLKLMPNKATPVQA; this is encoded by the coding sequence ATGGCAATAAGATTCAGAGGTCTTTTTTTTATAATTTCTCTCTTATTCACAATACCTACAAATGGTCAAGCGATTGTACAACCTACCTTATCCCCTCAAGCAGAAATCAGTCTGATCACCTGCGCTCCCGGCTCTGCTCTCTTTGAAGCTTTTGGACATTCCGCCATTAGGGTCAATGATCCGGTTTCCGGTTTTGATATGGCATATAATTATGGCGTTTTTGATTTTGACCAACCCAACTTCTACCTAAATTTTGCCAAAGGATATCTGCTTTACAAACTTGGCACTGCTGAATTTGATCGTTTCCTTTATCAATATATGTACTTTGACCGAACGGTTGAAGAACAAATTCTTGACCTGACTCACGATCAAAAAAATGCTGTCTTCAAATTTCTACAATTAAATAGTCTTCCTGAAAACCGGGAATATTATTACGATTACTTCTTTGACAATTGTGCTACACGTCCCCGCGATGTATTTATAGAAATTTTGGGAGATTCTTTGCGATTTGACTATGGATATGCAGATACTCTGGACTATACGATTAGAGGTCTGATTGATCGCTACATTGAAGACAAAGACCAGTTCGCTTGGGGTGATCTGGGGATAGATTTAGGCCTGGGGGCTAACATAGATCGCCTTGCCACTCCTTTTGAGTATATGTACCAGCCTGAATTTCTGTATCTTGCCTTTGAAGGCGCTACGCTTGCTCAGGCTGACGGCAGCATAAGTCCGTTGGTAAATCAAACAAAAACGCTTTATCAGGGTGCCCCCCAATCAGATCAAATCTCTACTACCTTTACCCCCAGCTTTGTGTTCTGGACATTACTGGTACTTCTTGCAATAGCTTCAGCTTTTGAGCTCTGGAAACAAAAATATCAACTGTTGGCCTTTGATTTTCTTTTTTTTGCGTTTTTAGGCTTATATGGTTTATTGCTTGTTTTCCTTTGGTTCTTTACCAACCACACGGCAGCAACTCATAACTGGAACATGCTATGGGGATGGCCTACCCATGTGATTGCCGCGTTTTTAGTTTTGATCCGGAAGCCTCCTAAACTATTAAAATTCTATTTCATACTGACTGCCTTGCTTACCAGCTTTTTGCTGTTTTTCTGGGCATGGTTACCTCAGGATTTGCACGACTCTTTAATTCCATTTCTAATCCTTATAGTCATGAGGTCTTTGGTGGTTATCAAGCTCAAACTTATGCCGAATAAAGCAACTCCTGTACAGGCTTGA